In a single window of the Bacteroides acidifaciens genome:
- a CDS encoding carbohydrate kinase family protein: MRKVIGIGETILDIIFRGDQPSAAVPGGSVFNGIVSLGRMGINVGFISETGNDRVGNIILQFMRDNNIPTDHVNVFPDGKSPVSLAFLNEQSDAEYIFYKDYPKQRLDVLFPKLEEDDIVMVGSYYALNPVLREKILELLDQAREKKAIIYYDPNFRSSHKNEAMKLAPTIIENLEYADIVRGSLEDFLYMYGIQDADKIYKDKIKFYCPRFVCTAGGEKVSLRTNLVNKDYPIEPLEAVSTIGAGDNFNAGLIYGLLKYDVRYRDLDNLNEEVWDKIIRCGKDFAAEVCRSFSNSVSVEFAEKYR; the protein is encoded by the coding sequence ATGCGAAAAGTAATCGGAATCGGAGAGACTATCCTCGATATCATCTTTCGAGGTGACCAGCCTTCCGCAGCCGTACCGGGAGGCTCTGTATTCAACGGCATCGTATCCTTAGGACGGATGGGAATAAACGTCGGTTTCATCAGCGAAACCGGTAATGACCGTGTAGGGAACATCATCCTACAATTCATGCGTGACAACAATATTCCGACCGACCACGTGAATGTATTCCCCGACGGGAAATCACCGGTATCCCTGGCTTTTCTCAATGAGCAAAGTGATGCCGAATACATCTTCTACAAGGATTACCCCAAGCAACGTCTCGATGTCCTGTTCCCCAAACTGGAAGAGGACGATATTGTCATGGTAGGCTCCTACTACGCCCTGAATCCGGTATTGCGGGAAAAGATTCTCGAACTGCTCGACCAGGCACGTGAGAAGAAAGCCATTATCTACTATGACCCCAACTTCCGCTCCTCACACAAGAACGAAGCGATGAAACTGGCACCGACCATCATCGAAAACCTGGAGTACGCGGACATTGTGCGCGGTTCACTGGAAGACTTCCTCTATATGTACGGCATACAGGACGCGGATAAGATATACAAGGACAAAATCAAATTCTACTGCCCCCGGTTTGTCTGTACTGCAGGCGGGGAGAAAGTGTCGCTGCGCACCAACCTGGTCAACAAAGATTATCCGATAGAGCCGCTGGAAGCTGTCAGCACCATCGGAGCTGGTGACAATTTTAACGCGGGACTGATTTACGGACTATTAAAATATGATGTCCGCTACCGCGACTTGGATAACTTGAACGAAGAAGTATGGGATAAAATTATCCGGTGCGGAAAAGACTTCGCAGCCGAGGTTTGCCGTAGTTTCAGCAATTCTGTTTCGGTGGAGTTTGCAGAAAAATACAGATAA
- a CDS encoding SIS domain-containing protein translates to MIDSIKQLLQQEAQAVLNIPVTDAYEKAVQLIVEQIHQKKGKLVTSGMGKAGQIAMNIATTFCSTGIPSVFLHPSEAQHGDLGILQKNDLLLLISNSGKTREIVELTRLAHNLDPDLKFIVITGNPDSPLAHESDVCLSTGKPTEVCVLGMTPTTSTTAMTVIGDILVVQTMKKTQFTIEEYSKRHHGGYLGEKSRSLCEK, encoded by the coding sequence ATGATAGACTCCATCAAACAACTCTTGCAACAGGAAGCACAAGCCGTGCTCAATATCCCTGTAACAGACGCTTATGAGAAAGCCGTACAACTGATTGTAGAACAAATACATCAGAAAAAGGGAAAACTGGTAACTTCCGGCATGGGAAAAGCCGGACAAATTGCTATGAACATCGCTACCACTTTCTGTTCCACCGGTATCCCGTCCGTTTTCCTGCATCCCAGTGAAGCACAACACGGAGACTTGGGTATCTTGCAGAAAAACGATTTGCTCCTGCTCATCTCCAACTCCGGAAAAACGCGCGAAATCGTAGAATTAACACGCCTTGCCCATAATCTGGACCCGGACTTGAAGTTTATCGTTATTACCGGAAACCCCGACAGCCCGCTAGCACATGAATCGGATGTCTGCCTGAGTACTGGCAAACCGACTGAGGTCTGCGTTTTAGGAATGACGCCTACTACCTCAACCACCGCCATGACCGTTATCGGCGATATACTGGTGGTACAGACCATGAAGAAAACCCAATTCACCATAGAAGAATACTCAAAACGTCATCACGGCGGTTACCTGGGCGAAAAATCAAGGTCACTATGCGAAAAGTAA
- a CDS encoding TIGR00730 family Rossman fold protein: MKKIGIFCSASENIDKMYFESARRIGEWIGQTGKTLIYGGANLGLMECVARAVKENGGKVIGVVPAKLEEKGSVSTCLDEVIHTHNLSDRKDIMTEKSDILVALPGGVGTFDEIFHVIAAASIGYHQKKVVFYNEYGFYDELLKALKTLEDKGFARQPFSTYYEITNTLEELKEKIN, encoded by the coding sequence ATGAAAAAGATAGGAATATTCTGTTCTGCCTCAGAAAACATTGACAAAATGTACTTCGAAAGCGCCCGCCGAATCGGCGAATGGATAGGACAGACTGGCAAAACGTTGATTTACGGAGGAGCCAACCTCGGACTGATGGAATGCGTAGCCCGTGCCGTGAAAGAAAACGGCGGAAAGGTCATCGGGGTAGTCCCTGCCAAACTGGAAGAGAAAGGCAGTGTAAGCACTTGTCTGGACGAAGTGATTCATACTCACAATCTGAGCGACCGGAAGGACATCATGACCGAGAAATCGGATATACTGGTAGCATTGCCGGGTGGTGTAGGCACATTCGATGAAATATTCCATGTGATAGCCGCCGCTTCTATCGGATACCATCAGAAAAAGGTCGTATTTTACAACGAATACGGTTTCTACGATGAACTGTTGAAAGCTCTCAAGACATTAGAGGACAAAGGGTTTGCCCGCCAGCCCTTTTCTACTTATTACGAAATAACAAACACTCTGGAAGAATTAAAAGAAAAAATAAACTGA
- a CDS encoding M16 family metallopeptidase has product MQSNEYTLPNGLRIIHEPTLSKVAYCGFAIDAGTRDEAESEQGMAHFVEHLIFKGTEKRKAWHILNRMENVGGDLNAYTNKEETVVYSAFLTEHLERALELLGDIVFHSTFPQHEIEKETEVIIDEIQSYEDTPSELIFDDFEDMIFRNHPLGRNILGKPELLRSFRTEDVLSFTRRFYQPGNMVFFVQGQYDFKKIIRLAEKYLSDIPAVEVTNRRVPPPLYVPEHLTIAKDTHQAHVMIGSRGYNAYDDKRTALYLLNNILGGPGMNSKLNVALRERRGLVYNVESNLTSYTDTGAFCIYFGTDVEDMDTCLRLTYKELKRMRDTKMTSSQLAAAKKQLIGQIGVASDNFENNALGMAKTYLHYHKYESSELVFKRIEALTAEQLLEVANEMFAEEYLSTLVYK; this is encoded by the coding sequence ATGCAATCTAACGAATATACACTCCCCAATGGTTTGCGTATTATCCATGAACCGACTCTCTCAAAAGTAGCTTATTGTGGTTTTGCCATTGATGCCGGAACGCGTGATGAGGCGGAATCTGAGCAGGGGATGGCTCACTTCGTGGAGCATCTCATTTTTAAAGGGACGGAGAAACGGAAAGCCTGGCATATCCTCAACCGGATGGAGAACGTTGGCGGCGACCTGAATGCTTACACCAATAAGGAAGAGACGGTAGTCTATTCCGCTTTCCTGACCGAACACTTGGAGCGGGCTCTCGAATTATTGGGGGATATTGTATTTCATTCTACCTTTCCCCAGCATGAGATAGAGAAAGAGACGGAAGTCATTATTGATGAAATACAGTCGTATGAAGATACTCCTTCGGAACTGATATTCGACGATTTTGAGGATATGATATTCCGCAATCATCCGTTGGGAAGGAATATCCTGGGCAAACCGGAACTGTTGCGGAGTTTCCGCACCGAAGACGTCCTTTCGTTTACCCGCCGGTTTTATCAGCCGGGGAATATGGTGTTCTTCGTCCAGGGGCAATATGACTTCAAGAAGATAATCCGTCTGGCAGAGAAATATCTGTCGGATATTCCTGCAGTGGAAGTAACCAACCGTCGTGTTCCCCCGCCGCTTTATGTTCCCGAACATTTGACGATAGCCAAGGATACGCATCAGGCACACGTGATGATTGGCAGCCGTGGGTATAATGCCTATGACGACAAGCGTACGGCTCTCTATCTATTGAATAATATCCTCGGTGGCCCTGGCATGAACAGCAAACTGAATGTAGCTCTTCGTGAGCGCAGGGGGCTGGTTTATAATGTCGAATCCAACCTGACTTCTTATACCGATACAGGAGCTTTCTGCATTTACTTCGGAACCGATGTTGAAGATATGGACACTTGCTTGAGGCTGACCTATAAAGAGTTGAAGCGAATGCGCGACACAAAGATGACCTCATCCCAGCTTGCCGCAGCCAAGAAACAACTTATCGGGCAAATAGGGGTGGCATCCGATAATTTTGAAAATAATGCGCTGGGAATGGCAAAGACATACCTGCACTATCACAAGTACGAATCATCCGAATTGGTCTTCAAGCGCATAGAGGCATTGACGGCAGAACAATTGCTGGAAGTTGCCAATGAAATGTTTGCAGAAGAATATTTGTCTACGTTGGTATATAAGTAA